In Elaeis guineensis isolate ETL-2024a chromosome 1, EG11, whole genome shotgun sequence, a genomic segment contains:
- the LOC105032142 gene encoding uncharacterized protein — MMDSVKLIHNEELLNCNKECTAEVCDDQITYTASPHKNNAYGDPLVLPRLGDQYQVQIPSLITEFEHDQLRDRPIKGDDILGLESIDYSTQNTLAIPIMWVYYGGGNIRHEQQDCSATTSCSKRSGSVNLIYKVDGGINPKCSITSGFPPDSSNNYNTFPQGTKPEHPDDFLEHGKELFRSTSQEDTNPYDQMDFCLLWLDEGCNPVPDLPIISWNDAEVQSFLLGLYIFGKNLVQVGKFMESKSMGEILSFYYGKFYRSNAYRRWSECRKMRSRRYIYGQRIFTGWRQQELLSRLLQVISEEVQHNLLEVIKTFSEGRVSLEEFVLNLKALVGMEVLVEAIGIGKGKHDLTGFVSDPVRANPVNPILPIGKAFSSLTNEDIIKFLTGGFRLSKARSNEIFWEAVWPRLLASGWHSEQPKGHSSVGSKNALVFLVPGINKFSRRKLVKGNHYFDSVTDVLNKVVAEPRLLELEAEGAKGSNTTEGKFPWDVRTKSDQNCLFDHQHQRYLCPRVPGINAELMKFTVVDTSFIEGEMQSNVRELRSLPVDAVCSYGPISQTGETYSDSSMEQPDSSDTSSNDHGGSNRGISNDKNQGNGRGNFQRGMLSDLSDCLLTVSAERISADGHDIKEQYHVPFSDKNPVRDIKCQYNRRVKSGQRNYIAPASKRQKLPSCDCVETGFGLDSFPKSHGSKEEDHCKLKSHDAGETIQVDTGIRQGKIPAGPEDSSEHFFSRNRAGSGAVSMAGLFQEDPQPRTFIDLNLPHFPPYFETEPCRAEVTCGQGNLNPKESSLPLEEKQQDDDSSLEINSKSSKQDPTLNSRRQSTRNRPPTTKALEALACGFLSTKRKGRGTKASASSNLASRLSRQAQKSVGAPPSAPYPDSFIPNIAASNDGNSQEYDIHKSHASIFRRTFIQPERKETQELLGIL, encoded by the exons ATGATGGACTCTGTTAAACTTATTCACAATGAAGAGTTACTAAATTGCAATAAAGAGTGTACTGCAGAGGTATGTGATGATCAAATAACTTATACAGCCTCCCCTCATAAAAATAATGCCTATGGAGATCCACTAGTTCTTCCTCGTTTAGGAGATCAATATCAGGTTCAAATTCCATCCCTAATCACAGAATTTGAACATGATCAGCTGCGAGATAGACCAATAAAAGGTGATGACATACTTGGTTTAGAGTCTATAGACTATTCCACTCAAAACACTTTAGCCATCCCAATTATGTGGGTATATTATGGAGGTGGTAATATCAGACACGAGCAGCAAGATTGTTCTGCCACCACAAGTTGTAGTAAAAGATCTGGGTCAGTGAACTTAATATATAAAGTCGATGGTGGAATTAATCCCAAATGCAGTATAACAAGTGGTTTTCCACCTGACAGTTCAAACAATTACAATACATTTCCTCAAGGTACAAAACCTGAACATCCAGATGACTTCTTAGAACATGGTAAAGAACTTTTTAGATCCACTAGCCAGGAAGACACGAACCCATATGATCAGATGGATTTTTGTTTACTCTGGTTGGACGAAGGTTGCAATCCAGTGCCTGATTTACCAATTATCTCTTGGAATGATGCTGAAGTACAGAGTTTTCTCCTTGGTCTCTACATTTTCGGGAAAAATCTTGTTCAGGTGGGGAAATTTATGGAGAGCAAAAGTATGGGTGAGATATTATCATTCTATTATGGAAAATTTTATAGGTCCAACGCATACCGCAGATGGTCAGAATGCCGAAAGATGAGAAGCAGGCGGTATATATATGGACAACGAATTTTTACAGGCTGGAGACAACAAGAACTATTATCACGTTTGCTGCAGGTCATATCTGAGGAAGTTCAACATAATCTGCTGGAG GTTATCAAGACCTTCAGTGAGGGAAGGGTTTCTTTGGAGGAATTTGTCTTAAATTTGAAGGCCTTGGTTGGTATGGAGGTTCTAGTAGAAGCTATAGGAATTGGTAAGGGAAAGCATGACCTGACTGGATTTGTATCAGATCCAGTTAGAGCAAATCCAGTTAACCCTATCCTACCAATTGGCAAAGCTTTTTCCTCTCTTACAAATGAAGACATCATCAAGTTTCTAACAGGAGGTTTCAGGCTAAGCAAAGCAAGGTCCAATGAGATCTTCTGGGAAGCTGTTTGGCCCCGTTTACTTGCAAGCGGGTGGCATTCTGAGCAGCCCAAGGGTCATAGTTCTGTTGGTTCCAAAAATGCTTTGGTATTTCTTGTCCCTGGTATCAACAAGTTCTCCAGGAGAAAACTTGTGAAGGGAAACCACTATTTTGATTCTGTCACTGATGTCTTGAATAAAGTTGTAGCAGAACCAAGGCTTCTTGAGCTTGAGGCCGAAGGAGCTAAAGGAAGTAACACCACTGAAGGCAAATTTCCATGGGATGTAAGAACCAAATCGGACCAAAATTGTCTGTTTGATCATCAGCATCAACGCTATCTGTGTCCAAGAGTTCCAGGTATCAATGCAGAACTCATGAAGTTCACTGTCGTGGATACCAGTTTTATTGAAGGTGAGATGCAATCCAATGTGAGAGAACTGCGAAGCTTACCTGTTGATGCTGTTTGTAGCTACGGTCCTATCAGTCAGACAGGAGAAACATATAGTGATAGCTCAATGGAGCAGCCAGATTCATCTGATACATCATCTAATGATCATGGGGGTTCCAATAGAGGCATATCTAATGACAAGAATCAGGGGAATGGAAGGGGCAACTTTCAAAGGGGTATGCTGTCTGACCTATCTGATTGTTTGCTTACTGTCTCAGCGGAAAGGATTTCAGCAGATGGACATGATATCAAGGAACAGTACCATGTTCCATTCAGTGATAAGAATCCAGTGAGGGATATCAAGTGTCAGTACAATCGCAGGGTAAAATCTGGCCAAAGAAACTATATAGCTCCTGCTTCAAAGCGGCAGAAGTTACCTTCCTGTGACTGTGTAGAAACTGGTTTTGGCCTTGACAGTTTTCCAAAAAGTCATGGGTCAAAGGAGGAGGATCATTGTAAACTGAAATCACACGATGCAGGTGAGACGATCCAAGTGGACACTGGCATACGTCAGGGGAAGATCCCTGCTGGCCCAGAGGATAGCAGCGAGCACTTTTTCAGCAGAAACCGTGCTGGTTCTGGTGCTGTTAGCATGGCAGGCCTCTTTCAGGAAGATCCTCAACCACGAACTTTCATCGACCTCAACCTCCCTCATTTCCCTCCATATTTTGAAACTGAGCCCTGCCGAGCAGAGGTTACATGTGGCCAGGGGAATTTGAATCCAAAGGAATCTTCATTGCCACTAGAAGAAAAGCAGCAGGATGATGATTCTTCACTGGAGATTAACAGCAAATCTAGCAAGCAGGATCCTACTCTGAACTCCCGAAGGCAGAGCACTAGAAACCGGCCACCTACTACGAAAGCACTAGAAGCTCTTGCTTGTGGATTCCTTAGCACAAAGCGCAAGGGAAGGGGTACAAAGGCCTCTGCATCAAGTAATTTGGCATCCAGATTGTCACGCCAAGCACAAAAATCTGTTGGAGCTCCTCCCTCTGCTCCTTATCCCGATTCCTTTATCCCTAACATTGCAGCCTCTAATGATGGTAACAGCCAAGAGTATGACATTCACAAAAGCCATGCAAGCATTTTCAGGAGGACCTTTATTCAGCCTGAGAGGAAAGAGACTCAGGAGTTACTTGGCATACTTTGA